In a single window of the Labrus mixtus chromosome 20, fLabMix1.1, whole genome shotgun sequence genome:
- the cbx2 gene encoding chromobox protein homolog 2: MEELSAVGEQVFDAECILNKRLKKGKLEFLVKWRGWSSKHNSWEPQENILDPRLLAAFNKKEQEKELLIRKKGKRPRGRPRKIVENVPEDTKPSSSSSASSSSSDSSSSCSSSDSSSDDDDDDSSNVKQANPTGRTRDLHPVPQKKAQIVVAKQEPPKKRSKKPDVKEFQQSKGARKTLKGSKDSDLPGVIKKPVHPASFTFMGFHRGSPRDTAAGQNRGSLTQGGAVKSSQSSVVSGRSVQPAASPSMNKSSQSRNVSEGKLSVSGVNSGTSLDLKAAASKSKGVAALNLNTSKHPIQGTTQHTLSSPNGQKKPQTPVSTLQRIPNTKAMASIPSKTAYSSQGSGLQPLNLQNKLVQRNNAPGNGTTPGSGLRNATNPARKTTVAQNQEYNLPKSPATPGRLPTRKNQPGADKVTETTEIQGKLEKSGLQKSTTEIQSQRERSASKDGKNAKMNDMSTGEDESSSDSDQDSSYTGQDRAGAIQNQDWKPTRSLIEHVFVTDVTANLVTVTVKESPTSVGFFSIRNY, encoded by the exons ATGGAGGAGCTGAGCGCGGTGGGGGAGCAGGTTTTTGATGCGgaatgcattttaaataaacGACTGAAAAAG GGGAAGTTGGAGTTTCTGGTGAAGTGGAGAGGATGGTCATCCAA aCACAACAGCTGGGAGCCCCAAGAAAACATCCTGGACCCGAGACTGTTGGCAGCATTCAACAAGAA AGAGCAAGAAAAGGAGCTTCTGATTCGCAAGAAAGGGAAAAGACCAAGAGGAAGGCCACGGAAAATAGTA GAAAATGTGCCTGAGGATACAAAGCCAAGCAGCTCTtcatctgcctcctcctcctcctcggactcctcatcctcctgctcGTCCTCAGACTCCTCCTcggacgacgacgacgacgacagCAGCAATGTGAAACAGGCCAACCCGACCGGCAGAACACGAGACCTCCACCCCGTCCCTCAGAAGAAGGCGCAGATTGTGGTGGCGAAACAGGAGCCGCCCAAAAAACGAAGCAAGAAACCGGACGTGAAGGAATTCCAACAGAGCAAGGGCGCGCGCAAAACCCTGAAGGGGTCTAAAGATTCTGATCTTCCAGGAGTGATAAAGAAGCCCGTTCACCCGGCGAGCTTCACCTTCATGGGGTTCCATCGGGGCTCGCCTCGGGATACAGCGGCTGGTCAGAACAGGGGCTCTCTGACCCAGGGAGGGGCGGTTAAAAGCTCGCAGAGTTCTGTGGTTTCCGGGAGGTCAGTCCAACCCGCCGCCTCCCCCTCCATGAACAAATCAAGCCAGAGCAGGAATGTCAGCGAGGGTAAACTGTCTGTCTCTGGTGTGAACAGCGGGACGAGTCTGGATTTGAAAGCAGCTGCGAGTAAATCAAAAGGGGTAGCAGCTTTGAATTTAAATACTTCCAAACACCCCATTCAAGGCACCACTCAGCACACTCTAAGTTCCCCCAATGGACAAAAGAAACCGCAGACCCCTGTGTCAACACTGCAGCGGATACCCAATACTAAAGCTATGGCGTCCATACCATCCAAGACCGCCTATTCCAGTCAAGGTTCTGGTCTTCAGCCTCTCAACCTTCAGAACAAGCTTGTGCAAAGGAACAATGCTCCTGGGAATGGAACTACTCCAGGATCAGGTCTGAGAAATGCTACAAATCCAGCAAGAAAGACTACCGTAGCGCAAAATCAGGAGTATAATCTTCCTAAAAGTCCGGCGACGCCTGGGCGATTACCCACCAGGAAGAACCAGCCCGGAGCGGACAAAGTCACAGAGACGACTGAAATCCAAGGCAAGCTGGAGAAGAGCGGCCTGCAGAAATCCACCACGGAGATCCAGAGCCAGCGGGAGAGATCGGCCTCCAAAGACGGCAAGAACGCCAAAATGAACGACATGAGCACGGGCGAGGACGAGAGCAGCTCGGACTCGGACCAGGATTCTTCCTACACCGGGCAGGATCGCGCAGGGGCGATCCAGAACCAGGACTGGAAGCCGACAAGGAGTCTGATTGAACACGTGTTTGTCACGGATGTCACCGCTAATCTGGTTACCGTCACAGTCAAGGAGTCGCCCACCAGCGTGGGATTCTTCAGCATTCGTAATTACTGA
- the LOC132953885 gene encoding ectonucleotide pyrophosphatase/phosphodiesterase family member 7-like: MLWTAGLSLLWALCVLGAPANKQTRQKVLLISFDGFRWDYDRDVDTPHLDKMAGDGVKALYVTPPYLTITSPSHFTLLTGRYIENHGVIHNMWFNTTTTQTKPYYQTQFVNEWWDNGSLPIWITAQKQGLKAGSLHFPGTASSYQGQVAVVREVEPLLYNYKNETAWRMNSDKVMGWFRDQNLDFVSLYFGEPDGTGHRYGPDSPERREMVRQVDRTVGYIRHSAERHGLSDRLNIIITADHGMTSVYRNGLVEEITLFNIPGFSFGDLAFHLVDFGPSGMLLPKPGKLEKVYNALKGSHPHLHVYKKEEMPERFHFAKNDRILPIVLWADSGYVINGYFPVQFNKGEHGFDNQELDMKAFFRAAGPAFHKNLEVGPFETVNIYALMCHILNIRPEVNDGHLDVTKHMLVTSPKPGEPVNYLEKVFTGLSAVGGFLVVVFIAMVSHNILKKKRRSQRSGSSKHLPENETTQQSSF; this comes from the exons ATGTTGTGGACCGCCGGTCTGAGCCTCCTCTGGGCCCTGTGCGTCCTCGGAGCCCCCGCGAACAAACAGACGAGACAGAAGGTGCTGCTGATCTCCTTCGACGGCTTCCGCTGGGATTACGACCGCGACGTGGACACGCCGCACCTCGACAAAATGGCCGGGGACGGAGTGAAAGCTCTGTATGTCACACCTCCTTACCTCACCATCACCAGCCCTTCACACTTCACCCTCTTGACAG GCCGCTACATTGAGAACCACGGGGTAATCCACAACATGTGGTTCAACACAACCACCACTCAGACGAAGCCGTACTATCAGACTCAGTTTGTGAATGAGTGGTGGGACAATGGCAGTCTGCCTATCTGGATCACAGCGCAGAAACAG GGGCTAAAAGCTGGCTCCCTTCATTTCCCTGGCACAGCTTCCAGTTACCAGGGACAGGTTGCCGTGGTGCGGGAAGTGGAGCCCTTGCTCTACAACTACAAAAACGAGACTGCATGGAGGATGAATTCTGACAAGGTCATGGGCTGGTTCAGAGACCAGAATCTGGACTTTGTATCCCTGTACTTTGGCGAGCCAGACGGCACGGGTCACAGATACGGCCCCGACTCTCCGGAACGTCGGGAGATGGTGAGGCAAGTGGACCGCACGGTGGGATACATCCGACACTCGGCCGAGCGACACGGGCTGAGCGACCGCCTGAACATCATCATCACGGCGGACCACGGCATGACTTCGGTGTACCGCAACGGCCTGGTGGAAGAAATCACCCTGTTCAATATACCCGGCTTCTCTTTCGGCGACCTGGCCTTTCACCTGGTGGACTTTGGCCCTTCTGGGATGCTGCTGCCCAAGCCGGGGAAGCTGGAGAAGGTTTACAACGCCTTGAAGGGTTCCCATCCACACCTCCATGTGTACAAGAAGGAAGAGATGCCAGAGCGTTTCCACTTTGCCAAGAATGATCGTATCCTCCCCATCGTTTTATGGGCTGACTCAGGATATGTCATCAACGGG TATTTTCCGGTTCAGTTTAACAAAGGCGAGCACGGCTTCGACAACCAGGAGCTGGACATGAAGGCGTTCTTCAGGGCGGCGGGTCCGGCGTTTCACAAGAACCTGGAGGTGGGGCCCTTTGAGACGGTGAACATCTACGCCCTGATGTGCCACATCCTGAACATCCGGCCCGAGGTCAACGACGGCCACCTGGACGTCACCAAACACATGCTGGTTACCAGTCCTAAACCGG GTGAACCTGTGAATTATCTGGAGAAAGTCTTCACCGGGCTGTCGGCAGTGGGTGGATTtcttgttgtagtttttatagCCATGGTGTCTCACAACATACTGAAGAAGAAACGCAGGAGTCAAAG atcGGGGAGTTCAAAACATCTTCCAGAAAACGAAACTACACAACAAAGTTCATTCTAA